The Streptomyces sp. B3I8 nucleotide sequence TTAGCCGGCGCTTCTTCTGCAGGTACCGTCACTTTCGCTTCTTCCCTGCTGAAAGAGGTTTACAACCCGAAGGCCGTCATCCCTCACGCGGCGTCGCTGCATCAGGCTTTCGCCCATTGTGCAATATTCCCCACTGCTGCCTCCCGTAGGAGTCTGGGCCGTGTCTCAGTCCCAGTGTGGCCGGTCGCCCTCTCAGGCCGGCTACCCGTCGTCGCCTTGGTGAGCCATTACCTCACCAACAAGCTGATAGGCCGCGGGCTCATCCTTCACCGCTGGAGCTTTTAACCACCACTCAGGAGAGTGGAAGTGTTATCCGGTATTAGACCCCGTTTCCAGGGCTTGTCCCAGAGTGAAGGGCAGATTGCCCACGTGTTACTCACCCGTTCGCCACTAATCCCCACCGAAGTGGTTCATCGTTCGACTTGCATGTGTTAAGCACGCCGCCAGCGTTCGTCCTGAGCCAGGATCAAACTCTCCGTGAATGCTTCCGGGTCATCCCGGTAACACACACGAGAGCGGAACAGCCGGGCGGAATAAGCCCAGCCGTTCACAGCGTCCTCGCTGTGTTCTTCTTCAAAGGAACCTCAACCCGATCGGAAACCGACCAGGTCGGGGTATCAACATATCTGGCGTTGACTTTTGGCACGCTGTTGAGTTCTCAAGGAACGGACGCTTCCTTTGTACTCACCCGAGAGACTCTCTCAGGCTTTCCTCCGGGCGCTTCCCTTCGGTCTTGCGTTTCCGACTCTATCAGACGTTTTCGCTGTCCGATTTCCTCGGTGCTTTCCAGGTTCCCGCTTCCGCGTTTCCCTTTCCGGCGGTTCCGACTTTATCAGATCCTTTTTCGATCCGATCCCCAGTCAGGAGGGGTTGTCTTCCCGGCCGTTGGGCCGTTCCGACGTCCCAGACGTTAGCGGATCCTCTCGGCGTTTCCCAATCGGGGCCGGCCGGGCTCCAACGGAATAGGAATTCGGGCATGCCGAAATCGACCCCGCCGGGAGATCATGCTGAAGGTGTGGTGCCGCTGCTGCGGCGTGATGTTGCCGAGGAACCGTTACGGCTCCGTGGCAACCCGGAGAACGTTACAGATCCGGGGAGGCAGAGTCAAACATCGCTGTCAAGATTTTTTCCTGCCCGCCCTCGCGCTTCTCGGCGCGGGTCAGTCCAGGTCGCTGAGACGTCCGCCGGCGTCCGGCTGGGCGTCCTCCACCCTGCGCAGCAGCCGGGTCAGGACCTCGCCGAGGAGTACACGCTCCGTCGGGGTGAGGTCCTGGAGCAGGTCCTCCTCGAAGACCGTGGCGAGCCGCATGACCTCGAGCCACTTCTCTCGGCCCTCGGTGGTCAGCTCGACGATGACACGGACCCGGTTGTTCTCGTCCCGTTCCCGGGTGACCAGCCCCTCGCCGACCATGCGGTCGATGCGGTGGGTCATTGCGGCCGGCGTCAGGCCGAGGCGCTTGGCGAGATCGCCGGGGCCCAGGCGGTAGGGGGCACCGGACAGGACGAGTGCCTTGAGGACTTCCCACTCGGCGTTGCTGATGCCGAGGTCCGCCGTCTGACGGCTGTACGCGACGTTCATGCGGCGGTTGAGGCGGGACAGCGCGGAGACGATCTTCTCGACCTGGGGGTCGAGATCCCGGAACTCCCGCTGGTAGGCGGCGATCTGCTCTTCGAGTGTCGGCTCGCCGATGTCGGGGGTGTCGCCCATGTGCGCAGTATCGCACGCCGGTGCTTGGCATCGAAGTTCTTCGAGGTGTAGTCTTCAACTCGAAACTTTAGCTTCGAAGTCTTCACCTCTAACTCGTGCAGGTGGTGCAAGGACTTCCGACCAAGGGCAGGTGAAAGTGACCAGGGCGATGGGCGCGGCGATGCGCCGGATCCACGTGGGCAACGCACTGAGTGCGTTCGGCCTCGGCTTCACCGTCCCCTATCTGTACGTCTACGTGACACAGGTGCGGGGGCTGGGGGCCATGACGGCGGGTGCCGTGCTCGCCGTCTTCGCCGTGGCGGCACTTGTCGTGCTGCCGTTCGCGGGGCGGGCCATCGTCCGGCGCGGTCCGCTTCCGGTGCTGCTCGCCGCCCTGGGTGCCGCCGCTGTCGGGTCGCTCGCTCTGGGGTTCTCGGGCGGCGCGGCGAGCGTGCTGCTGTCGTCGGCGCTGCTCGGGGCCGGGCAGGCCGTGATGCAGCCGGCGCTTGCGACGATGATCGTCGACTGCTCACCGAGCGAGACACGGTCGCGCGCCTTCGCCATGCAGTTCTTCCTGCAGAACCTGGGGCTCGGCGTCGGCGGCCTCATAGGCGGTCACCTCGTGGACACCTCGCGTCCGGCGTCCTTCACGTTGCTGTTCGCGATCGAGGCGGCGATGTTCCTGCTGCTCGTGGTCGTCATGGGGACCGTGCGGGTACCGCAGGCGCCGCGTATGGCGGAGGCCGTGTCCGGCCGGACGTCGAGCGGCTGGAAGCAGATCATGGGCGACCGGGCCATGGTGCAACTCTGCGTGCTCGGGTTCGTGCTGTTCTTCGCCTGCTACGGGCAGTTCGACTCCGGTCTGAGCGCCTACGGCGTCGAGGCGGCGGGCGTGTCGCCGTCCACGCTGGGGACGGCGCTGGCCGCGAACACCGCGGTGATCGTGGTCGCGCAGTTCGCCGTGCTGCGGATCGTCGAGCGGCGAAGGCGGTCGCGGGTCATCGCCGTCGTGGGGCTCATATGGGCCTTCGCCTGGGTGCTGGCGGGGTACGCGGGTCTGGGCCACGCCGGGCACGCGATGGCGACGGCGGCGTTCGTGTCGACGTACGCGCTGTTCGGGCTGGGCGAGGCGATGCTGTCGCCGACGGTGGCGCCGCTGGTGGCCGATCTGGCGCCCGAGGGCATGGCCGGACAGTACAACTCGGTCTTCGCGCTGGTGAAGCAGCTCGCCATGGCCGTGGGTCCGGCGGTGGGCGGCCCCATGGGGGCGTCACTGTTCGCGCCCTACATAGGGACGTTCCTGATGTTCTCGCTGGGGATCACCTTCCTCGCGATACGGCTGGGACGGCAGCTCACCCTCAGCCAGAACCAGCCTTCGGCGGCGCGGAGCCGTGTGGTGGCTCACGGTGGCGCCGCCCCCGAGCCGGCGGTGGCGCAGAGCTGATCGGATCGCCCGGTTCCGGCGGTTCGGGTCAGTGGGTCGTCGTCGCGTCCTTCGACAGGGCGAACTCGCACCACACCGCCTTGCCGCCGCCCGGTGTGCGGCGGGAGCCCCAACTGGAGGCGATCGTCGCCACGATGGCGATGCCCCGGCCGGCCTCGTCGATCGGTTCCGCCCGGCGGCGGCGGGGCAGGTGGTCGTCGCCGTCGGTGACCTCGATGATCAGGCGGCGGTCGGTACGGCGCAGTCGTAGCCGCATCGGTGGTGTGCCGTGCTTGAGGGAGTTGGCGACCAGTTCGCTGGTGGCGAGGACCCCCGCGTCGTGCAGGTCGCTGGGGAAGCGCCAGCTGGTCAGGACGCCGGAGGCGAAGGCACGCGCGCGGGGTGCGGCCTCGACGCCGCCGAGGAGTTCCAGGGCGGCGTTGCGGAAGAGCTCGCCGTCGTGGCCGGTGCGGGTGGGGTGCTGGAGGACGAGGACGGCGACGTCGTCGTCGTGGTCGGCGGTGACTCCGGCGGAGCGGACCAGACGGTCGCAGACGACCTGGGGGCTGCCGGTGGCTCCGGCCAGGGCGCGTTCCAGGGCGGCGATGCCCTCGTCGAGATCCTTGTCGCGCCGTTCGACGAGGCCGTCGGTGTAGAGAACAGCGGTGGAGCCCGGACCGAGTGGGACCGAGCCGGAGCTGTGGATCCAGCCGCCGGTGCCGAGCGGGGGGCCGTTGGGTTCGTCGGTGCGCAGGATCTTGCCCGTCTCGTCGCGCACGAGGATGGGCAGGTGGCCGGCCGAGGCGTAGACCAGCCGGCCCTCGTTGGGGTCGTGGATGGCGTAGACGCAGGTGGCGATCTGATTGGCGTCGATCTCGGCGGCGAGGCCGTCGAGGAGTTGCAGCACCTCGTGCGGGGGCAGGTCGAGGCGGGCGTAGGCGCGGACGGCGGTGCGGAGTTGGCCCATGACGGCCGCCGCGCGGACGCCGCGGCCCATGACGTCGCCGATGACCAGGGCGGTGCGGCCGCCGCCCAGGGTGATGACGTCGTACCAGTCACCGCCGACGGCGGCCTCGGTGCCGCCGGGCTGGTAGGTGGCGGCGATGCGCAGGTCGTCCGGCTGTTCGAGTTCCTGGGGCAGCAGGGAGCGCTGGAGGGTGACGGCGGTGCGGCGCTGCTCGCGTTCGCTGGCGCGCAGCCGTTCGGCGGCCTCGGCGTGGTCGGTGACGTCGGTGGCGAAGACGAGCACGCCGCCGAGGGAGGCGCCGGGGCGTGCGCCGCCGCTCCCCCGGGGTACGCCCTCGCGTGACGTTCCGGCGCGCGGTGCGGCGGCGGAGGGCACGGGGGCGGGAATCGCCTCGCCCGCGTCCACTTCCGCAGGTACCGCGGTGGCGTGGGCCGCGGCTGCCGGAGCGGTCATCACCGCGTCAGTGGCGGGAAGTGCGACGGGGGTGCAGGTGAAGGTGTAGGAGCGGCCGTCGGGTGCCTTGCGGGACTTGACCGTGCGCGGGCGGGCGCTGCGCAGCACCTGGTCGAGGAGGGGCAGCAGGCCCAGTGCGGCCAGTTCGGGCAGTGCCTCGCGGGCCGGGGCTCCCGGCGGGCGGGGGCCGAAGGCCGCGGTGTAGGCGTCGTTGACGTAGGCGATGCGGTGGTCGGGGCCGTGGACCAGGGCGACGAGGGCCGGGATCCGGTCGAGCACCTCGCGGACCGGCAGGTTCTCGACGGCGGGTGCGGGATGCGGGCCGCCGGTGGACGGCTCGGCGCGGGCCGCGGGCACCGCTCCCTCCCCCCTCCGGTCCGTAGCGAGCGGGTGCTCGGTCCGCGCGGCGGCGCGGCGCTGCGTTCCGGGGAGCCGGGCGCTCCAGCGCGTGAAGTTCACCGAATTCTTGCCTCGTGGTGTTGTTGTCGGTCGGCCGGCTCCTGGTCCGGCCGGAGGGCGAGGGAGGGTGTTCCTCGGTGCCGCACGGCGCGGTGGAAGGCCTGGGGCCGGAGGCGAGCGGTCGGCTCGTCCGGCATCGCGGTCCAGTCTGGCCGACCGGAGCGACATACGTCAGACGCCTGCCCCCGCGTCGGAGTTCCTGAATCCGGTCAGGACGACCCCTTCGGGTTGCCGGAAGGGTTCTGCGGGGACTTTCCACCGGCCGCGAGTTCGAACTCCGCACGGGGATGTTCGAGGGAGCCGAGCGAGACGATCTCCCTCTTGAAGAGGCCGGCGAGGGTCCATTCAGCGAGGACGCGTGCCTTCCGGTTGAAGGTGGGCACCCGGCTGAGGTGGTAGGTGCGGTGCATGAACCACGCCGGCCATCCCTTCAGTTTGCGCCCGTACACGTACGCGACGCCCTTGTGCAGCCCCAGTGAGGCGACCGAGCCGACGTAGGCGTGGGAGTA carries:
- a CDS encoding MFS transporter, producing the protein MTRAMGAAMRRIHVGNALSAFGLGFTVPYLYVYVTQVRGLGAMTAGAVLAVFAVAALVVLPFAGRAIVRRGPLPVLLAALGAAAVGSLALGFSGGAASVLLSSALLGAGQAVMQPALATMIVDCSPSETRSRAFAMQFFLQNLGLGVGGLIGGHLVDTSRPASFTLLFAIEAAMFLLLVVVMGTVRVPQAPRMAEAVSGRTSSGWKQIMGDRAMVQLCVLGFVLFFACYGQFDSGLSAYGVEAAGVSPSTLGTALAANTAVIVVAQFAVLRIVERRRRSRVIAVVGLIWAFAWVLAGYAGLGHAGHAMATAAFVSTYALFGLGEAMLSPTVAPLVADLAPEGMAGQYNSVFALVKQLAMAVGPAVGGPMGASLFAPYIGTFLMFSLGITFLAIRLGRQLTLSQNQPSAARSRVVAHGGAAPEPAVAQS
- a CDS encoding SpoIIE family protein phosphatase, which encodes MNFTRWSARLPGTQRRAAARTEHPLATDRRGEGAVPAARAEPSTGGPHPAPAVENLPVREVLDRIPALVALVHGPDHRIAYVNDAYTAAFGPRPPGAPAREALPELAALGLLPLLDQVLRSARPRTVKSRKAPDGRSYTFTCTPVALPATDAVMTAPAAAAHATAVPAEVDAGEAIPAPVPSAAAPRAGTSREGVPRGSGGARPGASLGGVLVFATDVTDHAEAAERLRASEREQRRTAVTLQRSLLPQELEQPDDLRIAATYQPGGTEAAVGGDWYDVITLGGGRTALVIGDVMGRGVRAAAVMGQLRTAVRAYARLDLPPHEVLQLLDGLAAEIDANQIATCVYAIHDPNEGRLVYASAGHLPILVRDETGKILRTDEPNGPPLGTGGWIHSSGSVPLGPGSTAVLYTDGLVERRDKDLDEGIAALERALAGATGSPQVVCDRLVRSAGVTADHDDDVAVLVLQHPTRTGHDGELFRNAALELLGGVEAAPRARAFASGVLTSWRFPSDLHDAGVLATSELVANSLKHGTPPMRLRLRRTDRRLIIEVTDGDDHLPRRRRAEPIDEAGRGIAIVATIASSWGSRRTPGGGKAVWCEFALSKDATTTH
- a CDS encoding MarR family winged helix-turn-helix transcriptional regulator, translating into MGDTPDIGEPTLEEQIAAYQREFRDLDPQVEKIVSALSRLNRRMNVAYSRQTADLGISNAEWEVLKALVLSGAPYRLGPGDLAKRLGLTPAAMTHRIDRMVGEGLVTRERDENNRVRVIVELTTEGREKWLEVMRLATVFEEDLLQDLTPTERVLLGEVLTRLLRRVEDAQPDAGGRLSDLD